Genomic window (Jeotgalibaca ciconiae):
GCATATTCATCTAAGTTATCCAATAAATGCGAAGCGACCATAATGATTTTTCCTTCTGATCGTAATGTTTCCAGAACACTTGAAACTAAATTAACATTTTCAGGGTCAAGGCCATTCATCACTTCATCCATCAACATAATGGGAGTATTGGCAGCGCACATCATGGCGAAGCAAAGCCGTTGTCTCATTCCCAGCGAATAAGTATGAACTTTTCGATCGACATAGTGGCCCATATGTAACATATCAATAATGGCCTCCACACGGGAAGTGTCTTTTTGCCAGATTTCTGAATAAAGTTGAATGTGTTCGCGGCCCGAAAAGTTCTCATATAAGTCAGCTTGGTCAGGGAAAAAAGTAATTTTTTTATGTAATTTTAAAATATCCTTTCGGCTGTTTTGATAAGCTTTTCCATCGATAGCGACACTACCGCTTTTTAACGGAATATAATGCATGATGGCATTGAAGAGTGTTGTTTTTCCGGTTCCGTTTGGCGCGACAATCCCGATGATGGAACCATCGTCGATATCAAAGCTAATGGCATCTAAAATGGTTCGTCCGCCAAATTTGACGGTTAAATCTTTTACTGATAAGGTCATGCGCTCATCCTCCTTCGTAGCCCAAGAGTCTGGGTTTGGATTCGATCAAAAATACGGGTAAAGAGTCCTTCTAAAATGACAATCGACAGAAGCATTAATAAAATGCCTTTCCACATGTAGGTCGCTGACAATCCGGTGCTTGCAGCTGTATCTCCCATTAATATCGATTCAACATGGAAATACAAGCTCGGTTGCCAGGATGAAAATGGCTGGGTAAGCTGCCATAGAGACGGCACGAAAAATAGTCCCAATACAATGATGATGGTTAAATAAATGGTTCGGAATATCCAGCTGAGTCCCACTGTTAATAATAGAAGCAGGTAGCTTAGAAGCATGGCGGAACCAATAGCAACCAAGGCATACTGCCAGATAGCAACTGGAACATAACCGTTCTTAGAATAAATAATCACTGGATACCACAAGCTTCCGGGAGTTTCGAGCGATAGGCTAAACAAATAGCTAGCTAGCAGTCCAAGAAGGGAAGTTACCCACATCACCGTCCACAATTGTAAAGTGCGTGTGCGCCACTGTTTCTTCCAAGGAACCGGGAGACCATGAGTGATACTCCAGTTTTTTGTTTGGTCACGTGTGAATCGATCACAGCCTAAGAGGGCGATAAACAGAAACAGAACGAAGCCGATCATCATATTCACTTCTTCCAAGAAGATGTTGCTTGCAGAAAAGGAGTTCCATTCGATATCGAGTCCTTTTTCTTCCATATAATTAAAGAAGGCGACATCTTGACGGATGGAATCTTCATCAGGCATATAACTCATTAAATAATCATAGTATTCAAAGTCAGTCAATTCTAACAGGTAGGCATTGTTACGGGCGATGTTCGTACCGTTTTCCAAATAACTATCGAAGACATGCTCCAATCCTTTTATTTCGTTTCCATCACGTTGAGAAAGAATGTAAAGCTGCATGCCGTATAGCATTTGTTGTTTTGCTAAAGTATCATACACTTCTTTTCCATCAACGCCTGAAAAGACACTGTCAGGGATTGAGTTGAATAACTGATGGATTATGTGATATTGGTCTTCCATTTCCTCTTCAGGAAAAGATAAGTTTTGTTGCTGATATAAAAGGGAAAAAGAGCTGAAAAAAATTAAAAAGCCAAACAATAAGACACGTGTTTTCCAATCTCTTATCAGTTTTTTCCATTCCCATTTTGCTAAGTGCATCTTTTCCCTCCTTTATCCAATGAATTTCTGACGTGTGCGAATGTAAGTTGCGATAGCTAACAGAACTTCAACACCGATTAATGTAGCCGCAATAACAAAAAGGCCTTGATTTACGGTGATGGTGGGTGTGTTTAACATAAAATTCTTTTCCCCAGATATGACTTTTCCAAAGTCAAAATAAGTTTGAGGGAAGTGACTAATATCGATGCCAAAAATGTCCCGAGTTGTGCGGCTGAAATATAATTTTTCGAACAATAAAACGAATAGGCCGGCAACGAAGACCACAACCTCTTGGCGAAAAAGTAGAGACAGCAGGGCCGAAAGTCGGATAAAGAGATAGAGTAACAACAGTAAAAATGGTATGGTCTTTAGTAGAAATGATCCGATGCTCATTAAGCTGTATACATCAGGATTCATCATATAGTCCTCACTGTAGTTGAAAAGTGGTACTTGCCAACTTAGAGAACCAAAGCCATATAGTAATCCGTTTACAATAAAAAACAGTAGGGCTGCTGCTGCGAAAAAAATCAAAACGAAGCTTAAAATAGCTAAAGACTGCGTGAAGAGGTAACGCCCCCAGCCGATCGGTACACCAATCTGTTGCGTTCGCTTGCGAACACCCAGAACAAAAACGTCAGCAGCAATGAAAAGGGTCAGTACGATGAGAATCGTTGGTCCCCAATTATGAAGAAAGAGCTGGATCTGCTGCCAAGATGTTTTTTCTTGAAGGACATGGAACGAAAGGATATCTGGATCGTAGCTCCCAATCCGATTGTGGTTGTTTACTGAATCGTATTCCCGATCTTTCCCCGGGTACAAGGAGTGCTTGTTGTAATAGTCATTCTTTTCCTCAAAGTGGAAATCAGGGACATACA
Coding sequences:
- a CDS encoding ABC transporter ATP-binding protein, whose protein sequence is MTLSVKDLTVKFGGRTILDAISFDIDDGSIIGIVAPNGTGKTTLFNAIMHYIPLKSGSVAIDGKAYQNSRKDILKLHKKITFFPDQADLYENFSGREHIQLYSEIWQKDTSRVEAIIDMLHMGHYVDRKVHTYSLGMRQRLCFAMMCAANTPIMLMDEVMNGLDPENVNLVSSVLETLRSEGKIIMVASHLLDNLDEYADKVLFLENGRFIFISDHHEEKVSYVKGKISRQSYDSLGNLPDGTLYLDNGLCCIPIQNEEEAKQYFSLLRSHQAETTSIGPLGTADHYIRIYDFTTENKE